Proteins co-encoded in one Astatotilapia calliptera chromosome 18, fAstCal1.2, whole genome shotgun sequence genomic window:
- the btbd2b gene encoding BTB/POZ domain-containing protein 2, whose amino-acid sequence MATGDNSGRPPCLSFSGPGPLGNSQPSNSVFSMPASNGGGVGAAGGPQGAARRPNPQLGPGGGDGNGVSTGTQPTAQNSLQQPVAAGAAAAGAMASPASNMASTAASNASPAAAPTATPAAASVLVYREPVYNWQATKSTVKERFAFLFNNEVLSDVHFLVGKGMGVQRIPAHRFVLAVGSAVFDAMFNGGMATTSTEIELPDVEPAAFLALLKFLYSDEVQIGPETVMTTLYTAKKYAVPALEAHCVEFLKKNLRADNAFMLLTQARLFDEPQLASLCLENIDKNTGDALAAEGFTDIDLDTLVAVLERDTLGVREVRLFSAAVRWAEAEAHRQQLQPTPENKRKVLGKALTLIRFPLMTIEEFAAGPAQSSILTDREVVSLFLHFTVNPKPHVDFIDRPRCCLRGKECSITRFGQVESRWGYSGTSDRIRFSVNRRIFVVGFGLYGSIHGPTDYQVNIQIIHTDSNTVLGQNDTGFSCDGSANTFRVMFKEPVEILPNVNYTACATLKGPDSHYGTKGMRKVTHESSSTGTKTCFTFCYAAGNNNGTSVEDGQIPEVIFYT is encoded by the exons ATGGCTACTGGAGACAACAGCGGCAGGCCTCCTTGCCTCAGTTTCTCTGGTCCGGGTCCTTTGGGAAACAGCCAACCCAGCAACAGTGTTTTCTCCATGCCCGCATCCAACGGCGGAGGGGTCGGTGCAGCTGGGGGGCCGCAGGGAGCCGCGAGGCGGCCCAACCCGCAGCTTGGGCCTGGAGGGGGAGACGGCAACGGTGTTTCGACCGGAACTCAACCGACTGCGCAGAACTCCCTGCAGCAGCCCGTTGCGGCAGGTGCTGCGGCAGCCGGAGCAATGGCCTCTCCGGCGTCCAACATGGCAAGCACCGCGGCGTCAAACGCCTCTCCGGCGGCGGCACCGACGGCCACTCCGGCGGCCGCCTCCGTGCTGGTGTACCGAGAGCCAGTGTACAACTGGCAGGCAACGAAGAGCACCGTGAAAGAGAGGTTCGCTTTCCTCTTCAACAACGAGGTGCTCAGTGACGTTCATTTTTTAGTGGGCAAGGGGATGGGAGTTCAAAGGATACCGGCACACAG gttcGTTCTGGCTGTGGGCAGCGCAGTGTTTGATGCCATGTTCAACGGGGGAATGGCGACCACGTCAACGGAGATCGAGCTCCCAGATGTGGAACCAGCTGCCTTTCTGGCCTTGCTAAA GTTTCTCTACTCTGATGAAGTTCAGATAGGGCCTGAGACGGTGATGACCACACTCTATACGGCAAAGAAGTATGCAGTTCCAGCCCTGGAGGCTCACTGTGTGGAGTTCCTGAAGAAGAACCTCAGAGCAGACAATGCTTTCATGCTGCTGACACAG GCACGGTTGTTTGATGAGCCACAGCTTGCAAGCCTCTGCTTGGAAAATATTGACAAGAACACTGGAGACGCGCTTGCCGCTGAAGGCTTCACAGACATAGATCTGG ACACACTGGTGGCAGTTTTGGAGAGAGATACTCTGGGAGTGAGGGAGGTGCGTTTGTTTAGTGCTGCAGTTCGTTGGGCCGAGGCCGAGGCGCACAGGCAGCAGTTGCAGCCAACGCCCGAAAACAAGCGTAAAGTCCTGGGAAAAGCTCTCACACTCATCCGGTTCCCTCTCATGACCATCGAAGAGTTTGCTGCAG GTCCAGCACAGTCCAGTATCCTGACTGACCGGGAGGTGGTGAGTCTCTTCCTGCACTTCACAGTCAACCCGAAGCCACACGTAGATTTCATTGACCGCCCTCGCTGCTGCCTCCGCGGAAAGGAGTGCAGCATCACACGTTTTGGTCAGGTGGAGAGCCGCTGGGGCTACAGCGGCACAAGTGACCGCATACG GTTCTCTGTAAACAGAAGGATATTCGTGGTTGGTTTTGGGCTATATGGCTCAATACACGGACCCACAGATTATCAAGTCAACATACAG ATCATTCACACAGACAGTAACACAGTGCTGGGGCAGAACGACACAGGCTTCAGCTGTGATGGCTCAGCAAACACCTTCAGAGTCATGTTCAAAGAGCCAGTGGAGATCCTACCCAATGTCAACTACACTGCCTGTGCCACACTCAAG GGTCCAGACTCTCATTATGGCACTAAGGGAATGCGAAAGGTAACTCACGAGTCGTCATCCACTGGCACAAAGACATGTTTCACCTTCTGCTACGCAGCAGGCAACAACAATGGAACCTCCGTAGAGGACGGACAGATTCCCGAGGTCATCTTCTACACATAG
- the LOC113010080 gene encoding elongation factor 2, with the protein MVNFTVDQIRAIMDKKSNIRNMSVIAHVDHGKSTLTDSLVSKAGIIASSRAGETRFTDTRKDEQERCITIKSTAISMYYELGENDLAFIKQSKDGNGFLINLIDSPGHVDFSSEVTAALRVTDGALVVVDCVSGVCVQTETVLRQAIAERIKPVLMMNKMDRALLELQLEPDELYQTFQRIVENVNVIISTYGEDEGGPMGNIMIDPVIGTVGFGSGLHGWAFTLKQFAEMYVAKFAAKGVAQLGPAERCKKVEDMMKKLWGERYFDPSAGKFSKTATGPDGQKLPRTFCQLVLDPIFKVFDAIMNFKKEETAKLIEKLDVKLDSEDKEKEGKPLLKAVMRRWLPAGEALLQMITIHLPSPVTAQKYRCELLYEGPGDDEAAMGIKNCDPKAPLMMYISKMVPTSDKGRFYAFGRVFSGCVSTGLKVRIMGPNFTPGKKEDLYIKPIQRTILMMGRYVEPIEDVPCGNIVGLVGVDQFLVKTGTITTFEQAHNMRVMKFSVSPVVRVAVEAKNPADLPKLVEGLKRLAKSDPMVQCIIEESGEHIIAGAGELHLEICLKDLEEDHACIPLKKSDPVVSYRETVTEESDQLCLSKSPNKHNRLFMKSRPFPDGLAEDIEKGDVTARQELKARARYLADKYEWEVTEARKIWCFGPDGTGPNLLIDMTKGVQYLNEIKDSVVAGFQWATKEGALCEENMRAIRFDIHDVTLHADAIHRGGGQIIPTARRVLYACQLTAQPRLMEPVYLVEIQCPEQVVGGIYGVLNRKRGHVFEESQVMGTPMFVVKAYLPVNESFGFTADLRSNTGGQAFPQCVFDHWQILQGDPSDPASRPCQVVAEIRKRKGLKEGIPALDNYLDKL; encoded by the exons GTGAACTTCACGGTGGATCAGATCCGTGCCATCATGGACAAAAAGTCCAACATCAGAAACATGTCCGTGATCGCACACGTGGATCATGGGAAGTCCACGCTGACCGACTCGCTGGTATCCAAAGCGGGGATCATTGCATCGTCCCGTGCCGGAGAAACCCGCTTCACAGACACACGCAAAGACGAGCAGGAGCGCTGCATCACCATCAAATCTAC GGCCATCTCCATGTATTATGAGCTTGGAGAGAACGACTTGGCGTTTATCAAGCAGAGCAAAGACGGAAACGGCTTCCTCATCAACCTGATCGATTCCCCGGGTCACGTTGATTTCTCTTCTGAGGTCACCGCTGCCCTTAGAGTAACTGATGGAGCCCTGGTTGTGGTGGACTGTGTCTCAG GTGTGTGCGTGCAAACCGAGACCGTACTGCGTCAGGCCATCGCTGAGCGCATAAAGCCGGTTCTCATGATGAACAAGATGGACCGGGCCCTGCTTGAGCTGCAGCTGGAGCCAGATGAGCTCTATCAGACCTTCCAGCGTATTGTGGAGAACGTTAACGTCATTATCTCCACCTATGGAGAGGATGAGGGTGGACCCATGGGGAACATTATG ATTGACCCTGTTATTGGAACAGTTGGCTTTGGCTCGGGCCTCCACGGATGGGCTTTCACCTTGAAGCAGTTCGCTGAGATGTATGTGGCTAAGTTTGCTGCTAAAGGAGTTGCACAGCTGGGACCAGCAGAGAGGTGCAAGAAAGTGGAGGACATGATGAAGAAACTGTGGGGAGAAAG ATATTTCGATCCAAGTGCTGGAAAATTCAGTAAGACCGCCACCGGCCCCGATGGTCAGAAATTACCTCGAACTTTCTGCCAGCTTGTTTTGGATCCCATCTTTAAG GTGTTTGATGCCATCATGAATTTCAAAAAAGAAGAGACAGCCAAGCTAATTGAAAAGCTGGATGTCAAACTTGACTCAGAGGACAAAGAGAAGGAGGGGAAGCCCCTGCTGAAGGCTGTAATGCGACGCTGGCTCCCTGCCGGAGAGGCCCTGCTCCAGATGATTACCATCCACCTGCCCTCCCCCGTCACTGCGCAGAAATACCGCTGTGAGCTGCTCTACGAAGGGCCCGGAGATGACGAGGCTGCCATGG GTATTAAGAACTGTGATCCTAAGGCCCCACTGATGATGTATATTTCCAAGATGGTCCCAACCAGTGACAAGGGTCGTTTCTATGCCTTCGGCCGTGTGTTTTCTGGCTGCGTGTCCACAGGGCTGAAGGTGCGCATCATGGGGCCAAACTTCACCCCTGGCAAGAAGGAAGACCTCTACATCAAACCCATCCAGAG GACTATTTTGATGATGGGTCGCTATGTGGAGCCTATTGAAGATGTTCCCTGTGGCAACATCGTGGGTCTTGTTGGAGTAGACCAGTTCCTGGTTAAGACTGGAACTATTACCACCTTTGAACAG GCCCACAACATGAGAGTGATGAAGTTCAGCGTGAGCCCTGTTGTCCGAGTGGCCGTGGAGGCCAAGAATCCTGCTGACTTGCCCAAGCTAGTGGAGGGCTTGAAGCGTCTGGCTAAGTCAGACCCCATGGTGCAGTGCATCATCGAAGAGTCCGGGGAGCACATCATCGCTGGAGCAGGAGAGCTTCACCTGGAGATCTGCCTGAAGGACTTGGAGGAGGACCACGCCTGCATTCCACTGAAG AAATCCGACCCAGTGGTGTCTTACAGAGAGACGGTGACGGAAGAATCCGACCAGCTGTGTCTGTCCAAGTCCCCCAACAAGCACAATCGTCTCTTCATGAAGTCCCGTCCGTTCCCCGACGGCCTGGCTGAAGATATCGAGAAAGGGGATGTCACTGCTCGGCAGGAGCTCAAAGCCCGTGCACGTTACCTTGCTGACAAGTATGAGTGGGAGGTGACAGAAGCCAGGAAGATCTGGTGCTTCGGTCCAGATGGAACCGGGCCCAACCTGCTGATAGACATGACAAAAGGGGTTCAATACCTCAATGAGATCAAGGACAGCGTAGTGGCTGGTTTCCAGTGGGCAACTAAGGAG GGTGCACTGTGTGAGGAGAACATGCGCGCAATTCGCTTTGACATTCATGATGTGACACTGCACGCAGACGCCATTCATCGCGGGGGAGGACAAATTATTCCCACAGCTCGCAGGGTCCTGTACGCCTGCCAGCTCACTGCTCAGCCTCGGCTCATGGAGCCGGTTTATCTTGTGGAGATTCAG TGCCCAGAGCAGGTTGTCGGTGGGATCTATGGCGTGTTGAACAGGAAACGAGGTCATGTCTTTGAGGAATCCCAAGTGATGGGCACGCCCATGTTTGTGGTGAAAGCCTACCTGCCAGTCAATGAATCCTTTG GGTTCACAGCTGACCTGCGCAGTAACACTGGAGGCCAGGCCTTCCCCCAGTGCGTATTTGATCACTGGCAGATTCTCCAGGGAGACCCCAGCGACCCTGCCAGCAGGCCCTGCCAAGTTGTCGCTGAAATTAGGAAACGCAAAGGTCTGAAAGAGGGCATACCTGCCCTCGACAACTACTTGGACAAATTGTAA